The Alkalihalobacillus sp. TS-13 genomic interval TTCTTCTGTCAAATAGGTCCGAATTTGCTCCGGAAAGGCATACAATGCTTTCACATTTACCTTTAGTACATCCTCTATATGGTTATGATCGACTTCCGTATAAGTCTGTACAAGCATTTTACGCAGGGCGAGCACTTGTTTCAACCCTACCGCATTTTCACCAGGGACCACTTTTTCATCCTCTAAAATGTCAATGATGTCCTCGTAACTTCCTGGGTCACGCATGATAAAGCCATCAATCATCTTATTTCCAACATCTATGATGGTTTCAATCACCATATGTCCAAGACGCTCTAACGCCATCTGATCTTTCATCGTTTCACCAAACTCTTCCGTTCCGAGCACATCAAGACGCTGGTTCATAAAACGCAACAGTTCTTCAATCTTTTTCCGATCGACAAAATACATCCTATCACCTGACTTCTGAAAGCATTAACCCGCTGACGGAGTTGGAATCAATCTTGGACGAGCGTAAAAGAAACCTTGCACCATATGAACACCATTGCGTTTCATGACGGATGCTTCTTCCGCTGTCTCGATCCCTTCTGCTACAACTTGTGCATTCGCTTCCCTTGCAATATGGATCAGCCCTTGCAGCATAGACTCTTTCAGCTTATTTCCATTGATGTTTTCAATCAATGAACGATCTACTTTTATAATATCAGGGCGCAGGAAAGAAATCGAGTTTAAACTCGCATAACCAGCCCCAGTATCATCCAAGGCAATTCTAATTTTTCGTTTGTGAAGATGATCGATCGTCTGCGTAAGA includes:
- a CDS encoding DUF86 domain-containing protein gives rise to the protein MYFVDRKKIEELLRFMNQRLDVLGTEEFGETMKDQMALERLGHMVIETIIDVGNKMIDGFIMRDPGSYEDIIDILEDEKVVPGENAVGLKQVLALRKMLVQTYTEVDHNHIEDVLKVNVKALYAFPEQIRTYLTEELGPVSAFLPEEE